One genomic segment of Luteimonas galliterrae includes these proteins:
- a CDS encoding 30S ribosomal protein THX has protein sequence MGKGDRKTAKGKRYNSSYGNARSHATAKASGASASPVAKKAATKTAAKAPAKKAVAKKVAGKSE, from the coding sequence ATGGGCAAGGGCGACCGCAAGACCGCCAAGGGCAAGCGCTACAACTCCAGCTACGGCAATGCGCGCTCGCACGCCACGGCCAAGGCCTCCGGCGCCAGCGCGTCGCCGGTAGCCAAGAAGGCTGCGACCAAGACGGCTGCCAAGGCGCCGGCCAAGAAGGCCGTGGCCAAAAAGGTTGCCGGCAAGTCCGAATAA
- a CDS encoding TonB-dependent receptor, translated as MTNSLLRRTPLFLALSLTSALAWAADPIDQTDPRHTEPKTLDAVEVKATPLADTAESLARPVEVLAGEKLDEAKANSLGETVSKLPGVQSSYFGPGVGRPIIRGFDGARVQVLSDGLGSGDVSTVSVDHAVTLEPFLADQIEVLKGPATLLYGSGAIGGAVNVVDGRVPESAPDEPFQGRAELRADSVNDGRTGMLRLDGGTGNGLVFHFDGLHRETDDYEIPGFAESARQLAEEGETPDPSTRGILSNSAVRTDSAALGVSWVGERGFFGGGYSLYSTRYGVPGHSHEHGEEHEGEEGEEAHEEEGPVHIVMDQRRAEARAGLNDIGPFKSLRARVARTEYTHTEFEGEEVGTVFDNDSTEGRVELVHQPFGGFEGAFGLQWAQRDFKAIGDEAFVPASKSRDAGLFWIGQRQFGDVKLELGARHDQNKIDIDESTAIGPDRDFDTTSVSAALKWDISDAFHLSFGLDRAQRSPTAEELYSNGLHVATGSVELGQPGLDAETANRAELGLHWHLGALKLGASLYHVRYDDFIYLADTGVEEHDGPVRLWTQDDARFNGAEGEADWNFAENGSGSWNLRIFGDVVRAELTGSGTRPVDFSVPHGDHTHDYSIELARGGNLPRIAPWRVGGELRWERGPLRASLGAVRYAEQDRVAQFESETPGYTLVDAHLAWHGDTSGGNAWEVFVDGSNLLDKEARAHTSFLKDVAPLPGRNVGAGVRIFF; from the coding sequence ATGACCAACTCTTTGTTGCGCCGCACCCCGCTCTTCCTGGCCCTGAGCCTGACCTCCGCCCTGGCCTGGGCCGCCGACCCCATCGACCAGACCGATCCGCGCCACACCGAGCCCAAGACCCTGGATGCGGTCGAGGTGAAGGCCACCCCGCTGGCCGACACTGCCGAAAGCCTGGCGCGACCGGTCGAAGTGCTGGCGGGCGAGAAGCTGGACGAAGCCAAGGCCAATTCGCTCGGCGAGACGGTGAGCAAGCTGCCGGGCGTGCAGTCCTCGTATTTCGGGCCCGGCGTCGGCCGTCCCATCATCCGCGGTTTCGACGGCGCCCGCGTGCAGGTGCTGAGCGACGGCCTCGGTTCGGGCGACGTGTCCACGGTCAGCGTCGACCACGCGGTCACGCTCGAACCGTTCCTGGCCGACCAGATCGAAGTGCTGAAGGGACCGGCGACCTTGCTCTACGGCAGCGGCGCGATCGGCGGCGCGGTCAATGTGGTCGACGGCCGCGTGCCCGAATCGGCGCCCGACGAGCCGTTCCAAGGCCGCGCCGAGCTGCGTGCGGACAGCGTCAACGACGGCCGCACCGGCATGCTCCGCCTCGACGGCGGCACCGGCAACGGCCTGGTGTTCCATTTCGACGGCCTGCACCGCGAGACCGACGACTACGAGATCCCCGGTTTCGCCGAGAGCGCGCGGCAGCTGGCGGAGGAAGGCGAAACTCCGGATCCGTCTACGCGCGGCATCCTGTCCAATAGCGCCGTGCGCACCGACAGCGCCGCGCTGGGCGTGTCCTGGGTCGGCGAACGCGGCTTCTTCGGCGGCGGCTACAGCCTGTATTCCACGCGCTACGGCGTGCCCGGCCATTCGCACGAACACGGCGAGGAACACGAGGGCGAAGAAGGCGAAGAAGCACACGAAGAAGAAGGACCGGTGCACATCGTCATGGACCAGCGCCGCGCCGAAGCGCGCGCGGGCCTGAACGATATCGGCCCGTTCAAATCGCTGCGCGCCCGGGTGGCGCGCACCGAGTACACGCATACCGAATTCGAAGGCGAAGAAGTCGGCACCGTGTTCGACAACGACAGCACCGAAGGCCGCGTCGAATTGGTGCACCAGCCGTTCGGCGGTTTCGAAGGCGCCTTCGGCCTGCAGTGGGCGCAGCGCGATTTCAAGGCGATCGGCGACGAAGCCTTCGTGCCCGCTTCTAAGTCGCGCGACGCCGGCCTGTTCTGGATCGGCCAGCGGCAGTTCGGCGACGTGAAGCTCGAACTCGGCGCGCGCCACGACCAGAACAAGATCGATATCGACGAGAGCACCGCCATCGGCCCGGACCGGGATTTCGACACCACCAGCGTGTCGGCGGCATTGAAATGGGACATCAGCGACGCGTTCCACCTGTCGTTCGGCCTGGATCGCGCACAGCGCTCGCCGACCGCCGAAGAGCTCTATTCCAACGGCCTGCACGTGGCCACCGGCAGCGTCGAACTCGGCCAGCCCGGCCTGGATGCGGAAACCGCCAACCGCGCCGAACTGGGCCTGCATTGGCATCTGGGCGCGCTGAAGTTGGGCGCGTCGCTGTACCACGTGCGCTACGACGATTTCATCTACCTGGCCGACACCGGCGTGGAAGAACACGACGGCCCGGTGCGCCTGTGGACGCAGGACGATGCGCGTTTCAACGGCGCCGAAGGCGAGGCCGACTGGAATTTCGCCGAGAACGGCAGCGGCAGCTGGAACCTGCGCATCTTCGGCGACGTCGTCCGCGCAGAATTGACCGGCAGCGGCACCCGCCCGGTCGACTTCTCGGTGCCGCACGGCGACCACACGCACGATTACAGCATCGAACTGGCGCGGGGCGGCAACCTGCCGCGCATCGCGCCTTGGCGAGTCGGCGGCGAGCTGCGCTGGGAACGCGGACCGCTGCGCGCGTCGCTGGGCGCGGTGCGTTACGCCGAACAGGATCGCGTCGCGCAATTCGAGAGCGAGACGCCCGGTTATACGCTGGTCGACGCGCATTTGGCCTGGCATGGCGACACCTCGGGCGGCAACGCCTGGGAAGTGTTCGTCGACGGCAGCAACCTGCTGGACAAGGAGGCGCGGGCGCATACATCGTTCCTCAAGGATGTGGCCCCGCTGCCCGGACGCAATGTCGGCGCGGGAGTACGCATCTTCTTCTGA
- the hutI gene encoding imidazolonepropionase, which translates to MVSSADTRWDGLIVGASLATLDADAGYGAIEDGALGWRDGMLSYVGPRAALPDSPAALAEQVVDADGGWITPGLVDCHTHLVFAGDRAGEFEQRLQGASYEQIARAGGGIVSTVRATRAADEQQLLAQSLPRAQALLADGVTTLEIKSGYGLDYDNERKMLRVARRIGEALGVGVRATFLGAHALPPEFAGDPDGYIDRVCEWLPRLHGEGLVDAVDAFCERIGFDAVQTRRVFETARTLGLPVKLHADQLSDGQGAALVAEFGGLSADHVEHTSLDGVRAMAEHGTAAVLLPGAFHVLRETKLPPLDEFRAQHVPMAVATDCNPGTSPLQSLRLAMSLACTHFKLTPEEALRGATVHGARALGLSDRGALRVGARADFVHWAVSRPAELCYWLGGGLARSVYAGGRKLV; encoded by the coding sequence ATGGTCTCCTCCGCCGACACCCGCTGGGATGGACTGATCGTCGGCGCCTCGCTAGCGACGCTGGACGCCGACGCCGGTTACGGCGCCATCGAAGACGGCGCGCTCGGCTGGCGCGACGGCATGCTGAGCTACGTCGGCCCGCGCGCCGCCCTGCCCGATTCGCCGGCGGCGCTCGCCGAACAAGTCGTCGACGCCGACGGCGGCTGGATCACGCCCGGGCTGGTCGATTGCCATACCCACCTGGTCTTCGCCGGCGATCGCGCCGGCGAATTCGAGCAGCGTCTGCAGGGCGCCAGCTACGAGCAGATCGCGCGCGCCGGCGGCGGCATCGTCTCGACCGTCCGCGCCACCCGCGCCGCGGACGAGCAACAACTGCTGGCGCAATCGTTGCCGCGCGCGCAGGCGCTGCTCGCCGACGGCGTCACCACGCTCGAGATCAAATCGGGCTACGGCCTGGACTACGACAACGAACGCAAGATGCTGCGCGTCGCGCGCCGCATCGGCGAAGCGCTCGGCGTCGGCGTGCGCGCCACGTTCCTCGGCGCGCATGCGTTGCCGCCCGAATTCGCGGGCGATCCGGACGGCTATATCGATCGTGTTTGCGAATGGCTGCCGCGCCTGCATGGCGAAGGGCTGGTCGATGCGGTGGACGCGTTCTGCGAGCGCATCGGCTTCGACGCCGTGCAGACGCGGCGCGTATTCGAAACCGCCCGCACGCTCGGCTTGCCGGTGAAACTTCACGCCGACCAGCTGAGCGACGGCCAGGGTGCGGCGCTGGTGGCCGAGTTCGGCGGGTTGTCGGCCGACCACGTAGAACACACTTCGCTCGACGGCGTGCGCGCGATGGCCGAGCACGGCACCGCCGCGGTGCTGCTGCCCGGCGCTTTCCATGTTCTGCGGGAGACGAAACTCCCGCCGCTCGACGAGTTCCGCGCCCAGCACGTGCCGATGGCGGTGGCGACCGACTGCAATCCGGGCACCTCGCCGCTGCAATCGCTGCGCCTGGCGATGTCGCTGGCCTGTACGCATTTCAAGCTGACGCCGGAAGAAGCGCTGCGCGGCGCGACGGTCCATGGCGCGCGCGCGCTCGGCCTGAGCGACCGCGGCGCGTTGCGCGTCGGCGCCAGGGCCGACTTCGTGCATTGGGCGGTTTCGCGGCCAGCCGAGCTTTGCTATTGGCTAGGCGGCGGGCTGGCGCGGTCCGTTTACGCAGGCGGGCGCAAACTCGTCTGA
- a CDS encoding MerC domain-containing protein, translated as MSSTPSALHRADRFGFAASFLCAIHCALLPILVALLPAFGLNIGGWIDLDQAFVIFATLLAATTLTLGYRRHRVFRAWALLLPALALVWLATFSPLHHHDLTHAALMTIGGLMLAAAHFVNLRLTHAAAAAAESA; from the coding sequence ATGTCCAGCACGCCATCCGCCCTGCACCGAGCCGACCGGTTCGGTTTCGCCGCCTCATTCCTCTGCGCGATCCATTGCGCGCTGTTGCCGATCCTGGTCGCGCTATTGCCGGCTTTCGGCCTGAATATCGGCGGCTGGATCGACCTGGATCAGGCCTTCGTGATCTTCGCGACGCTGTTGGCCGCCACCACGCTGACTTTGGGTTACCGCCGCCACCGTGTGTTCCGTGCCTGGGCGTTGCTGCTGCCGGCGCTGGCCCTGGTCTGGCTGGCTACGTTCAGTCCGCTGCACCACCACGATCTGACCCATGCCGCGCTGATGACCATCGGCGGTCTGATGCTGGCGGCCGCGCACTTCGTCAATCTGCGCCTCACCCACGCGGCCGCTGCCGCGGCGGAAAGCGCCTGA
- a CDS encoding MFS transporter, which produces MNASIQRSASVWPLVLAAGAMLMITMGVRQSLGLFVKPIGESTGLSIVDISFALAVGQFVWGAVQPVFGALADQRGSGRVLVAGGVLLAAGMALTPAFASSWGLLVTLGLLGAAGAGAGSFSILIGATAQRIPAEKRSMAAGVINAGGSFGQFLFAPFAQAVISAAGWAAGMWALAVSALATLPLAWPLRSRKAPPSPAAAAAAATDASHIGLREQLRVAARDRSYWLLHLGFFTCGVHIAFLVTHLPSEIALCGLSEGVSATALALIGLFNVGGSLAAGWLGQRYRMKSLLALMYASRAAMIAIYLVSPPTPVVFYVFAAGLGLTWLATVPPTAGLVGKLFGPRYLGTLFGLTLFSHQIGGFFGAWVGGLVIERFGDYTWMWYADMVLALLAAVANLPIRETRIVRSAVATA; this is translated from the coding sequence ATGAACGCGTCGATACAACGCAGCGCCTCCGTCTGGCCGCTGGTGCTGGCCGCCGGCGCCATGCTGATGATCACCATGGGCGTGCGCCAATCGCTCGGGCTGTTCGTGAAACCGATCGGCGAGAGCACCGGGCTCAGCATCGTCGACATCAGTTTCGCGCTGGCCGTAGGCCAGTTCGTCTGGGGCGCCGTACAGCCCGTGTTCGGCGCGCTGGCCGACCAGCGCGGTTCCGGACGCGTGCTTGTCGCCGGCGGCGTCCTGCTGGCTGCGGGCATGGCGCTGACGCCGGCGTTCGCTTCGTCGTGGGGTCTGCTGGTCACGTTGGGCCTGCTTGGCGCAGCCGGCGCAGGCGCGGGCAGTTTCTCGATACTCATCGGCGCCACCGCGCAGCGCATTCCCGCGGAGAAACGTTCGATGGCGGCCGGCGTAATCAATGCCGGCGGCTCCTTCGGCCAGTTCCTGTTCGCGCCGTTCGCGCAAGCGGTGATCAGCGCCGCAGGCTGGGCGGCCGGCATGTGGGCGCTGGCGGTCTCCGCGCTCGCCACGCTGCCGCTGGCATGGCCGTTGCGCTCGCGCAAGGCACCGCCCTCGCCCGCTGCAGCGGCCGCCGCTGCCACGGACGCAAGCCACATCGGATTGCGCGAGCAACTGCGCGTCGCTGCGCGCGACCGCAGCTATTGGCTGCTGCATCTGGGTTTCTTCACCTGCGGCGTGCACATCGCTTTCCTGGTGACGCACTTGCCCAGCGAGATCGCGCTATGCGGATTGTCCGAAGGCGTATCGGCCACGGCGCTCGCGCTGATCGGCCTGTTCAACGTCGGCGGCAGCCTCGCCGCCGGTTGGCTCGGCCAGCGCTACCGGATGAAGTCGCTGCTGGCGCTGATGTACGCCAGCCGTGCGGCGATGATCGCGATCTACCTCGTGTCGCCGCCGACGCCGGTCGTGTTCTACGTGTTCGCCGCGGGCCTGGGCCTGACCTGGCTGGCGACGGTGCCGCCGACCGCGGGCCTGGTCGGCAAGCTGTTCGGGCCGCGTTACCTGGGCACGCTGTTCGGGCTGACGCTGTTCTCGCACCAGATCGGCGGCTTCTTCGGCGCTTGGGTCGGCGGCCTGGTGATCGAGCGCTTCGGCGACTACACCTGGATGTGGTACGCCGACATGGTGCTGGCGCTGCTGGCGGCGGTGGCGAACCTGCCGATACGCGAGACGCGGATCGTGCGCAGCGCCGTCGCAACGGCATAG
- a CDS encoding MarR family winged helix-turn-helix transcriptional regulator produces MRKLTRLMTQRYDRALAAAGLNINQYSLLRRAGIEPRAIGELAREMGMDRTTLTRDLKPLAAAGWVDIAAGEDARRRVIKVTAAGRRAIAKAKPLWREAQDEIEGLIGSAGTQRLHAQLDSALRRLQSGDAR; encoded by the coding sequence ATGCGCAAGCTGACCCGGCTGATGACGCAGCGCTACGACCGCGCGCTCGCGGCCGCCGGCCTGAACATCAACCAGTACTCGCTGCTGCGCCGCGCCGGCATCGAACCGCGCGCCATCGGCGAACTGGCGCGGGAAATGGGCATGGACCGCACCACCCTCACCCGCGACCTGAAACCGCTCGCCGCGGCCGGCTGGGTGGATATCGCGGCCGGCGAGGATGCGCGGCGGCGCGTGATCAAGGTCACCGCCGCCGGCCGGCGCGCGATCGCCAAGGCCAAACCGTTGTGGCGCGAGGCGCAGGACGAGATCGAAGGCCTGATCGGCAGCGCAGGCACGCAAAGACTCCATGCGCAGCTCGATTCCGCCCTGCGCCGGCTGCAATCCGGAGACGCACGATGA
- a CDS encoding dipeptidase, whose amino-acid sequence MRSKAIAVSILFALSAPAVAADAAAQKLAQDAVIVDTHIDAPGGLTDHWAELGKDALKFEFDYPKARKGGLDVAFMSIYTSAKQDDDGSAWQVANEMIDAVEALAARNPDKFALLRSPKDVERLRQGGRVLLPLGMENGAPIGDDLSQVQFFFDRGVRYITLAHSAANRIADSSYGVERKWHGLSPFGKKVVAEMNRLGIMVDVSHISDESARDTIAASRAPVIASHSAFRHFTPDFERNISDELAKAVAEKGGVVQIPFGIAFVNPKSAADTQAHFRAIDELNKRNEALKAAGKPLESKDAFDEAWAKAHPAPPTKIDAVLDQIDYAVKLIGVDHVGIGSDFDGVGGELPDGLRTVADFPNLVAGLQARGYKDEDIRKILGGNLLRVWTAVEAAAR is encoded by the coding sequence ATGCGTTCGAAAGCCATCGCCGTTTCCATCTTGTTCGCCCTGTCCGCGCCCGCGGTTGCCGCCGACGCCGCCGCGCAGAAGCTTGCGCAGGACGCGGTCATCGTCGACACCCACATCGACGCGCCCGGCGGCCTGACGGACCACTGGGCGGAACTCGGCAAGGATGCGCTGAAGTTCGAATTCGACTATCCGAAGGCGCGCAAAGGCGGGCTGGATGTGGCCTTCATGTCGATCTACACCTCGGCCAAGCAGGACGACGACGGCAGCGCGTGGCAGGTGGCCAACGAGATGATCGACGCGGTCGAAGCGCTGGCCGCGCGCAATCCGGACAAGTTCGCGCTGCTGCGCTCGCCCAAGGACGTCGAACGCCTGCGCCAGGGCGGCCGCGTGCTGCTGCCGCTGGGCATGGAGAACGGCGCGCCGATCGGCGACGACCTGTCGCAAGTGCAGTTCTTCTTCGACCGCGGCGTGCGCTATATCACCCTCGCCCACAGCGCGGCGAACCGGATCGCGGATTCGTCCTACGGCGTGGAACGCAAATGGCATGGGCTGAGCCCGTTCGGCAAGAAGGTCGTCGCCGAGATGAACCGGCTCGGCATCATGGTCGACGTCTCGCACATCTCGGACGAATCGGCGCGCGACACGATCGCCGCCAGCCGCGCGCCGGTGATCGCCAGCCACTCCGCCTTCCGCCATTTCACGCCGGATTTCGAGCGCAACATCAGCGACGAGCTGGCCAAGGCCGTCGCGGAAAAAGGCGGGGTGGTGCAGATTCCGTTCGGCATCGCCTTCGTCAATCCGAAGAGCGCCGCCGATACGCAGGCGCATTTCCGCGCCATCGACGAGCTCAACAAGCGCAACGAAGCACTGAAGGCCGCGGGCAAGCCGCTGGAGAGCAAGGACGCCTTCGACGAGGCCTGGGCAAAGGCGCATCCGGCGCCGCCGACCAAGATCGATGCGGTGCTGGACCAGATCGATTATGCGGTGAAGCTGATCGGCGTCGACCACGTCGGCATCGGCTCGGACTTCGACGGCGTCGGCGGCGAACTGCCCGACGGCCTGCGCACCGTGGCCGATTTTCCGAACCTGGTCGCGGGCTTGCAGGCGCGCGGCTACAAGGACGAAGACATCCGCAAGATCCTCGGCGGCAATCTGCTGCGGGTTTGGACCGCAGTAGAAGCAGCGGCCCGATAA
- a CDS encoding Fur family transcriptional regulator — translation MASHACIDPKHHVHDASGFVHAVERACHERGLRLTPIRARVLGLIADGGKPLKAYDLLEQVRSGEGAGAAAPPTVYRALDFLLANGFIHKLESVNAFVACHHPNTAQHSVPFLICDQCHNAVELEDEHVVAQLDERARALGFMPQAQTLEVHGLCADCARAA, via the coding sequence ATGGCCAGCCACGCCTGCATCGATCCCAAGCATCACGTCCACGACGCCTCCGGCTTCGTGCACGCGGTCGAGCGCGCCTGCCACGAGCGCGGGCTGCGCCTGACGCCGATCCGCGCGCGCGTGCTGGGCCTGATAGCCGACGGCGGAAAGCCGCTGAAAGCCTACGACCTGCTCGAACAGGTCCGCAGCGGCGAAGGCGCCGGCGCCGCCGCGCCGCCTACCGTGTATCGGGCATTGGATTTCCTGTTGGCCAACGGCTTCATCCACAAGCTGGAATCGGTCAACGCCTTCGTCGCCTGCCATCATCCGAACACGGCGCAGCATTCGGTGCCGTTCCTGATTTGCGACCAATGCCACAACGCGGTGGAACTGGAAGACGAACACGTCGTCGCCCAGCTCGACGAGCGCGCCCGTGCGCTGGGCTTCATGCCGCAGGCGCAAACGCTGGAAGTGCACGGCTTGTGCGCCGATTGCGCCCGCGCCGCCTGA
- a CDS encoding formimidoylglutamate deiminase, with translation MSEGKTWTPQGWRDGAAQPGWTLPGIANLHSHAFQRAMAGMAERQTHPEDSFWTWRETMYRMAARFGPETLHAVAAQLYAEMLEAGYTTVCEFHYLHHAPDGRPYDDPAAMSRALIAAARDTGIRMTLLPVLYMTGGFDGRALSERQRRFGHSIEGYLRLFETLSAEQGPALRIGCALHSLRAVPPEAMREVLQALPQDTRVHIHIAEQIGEVQDCTAIRGGRPVEWLLANAQVDPRWTLVHATHLTPAEVRGIARSGATVAICPTTEANLGDGLFPLRDYLAANGAWGIGSDSHISVSPVEELRWLEYGQRLDTRHRNIAVRADSPSVGRTLLHDVVASAPASTGFDVSDRVMLDPHAPQLAGANEDDAIDRWIFSGNRNLVDVVEVAGGRVVETGRHIDGERIAARFRLAMRELLER, from the coding sequence ATGAGCGAAGGCAAGACCTGGACACCGCAAGGCTGGCGCGACGGCGCCGCCCAGCCCGGCTGGACGCTGCCTGGCATCGCCAATCTGCATTCGCATGCCTTCCAGCGCGCCATGGCCGGCATGGCCGAGCGGCAGACGCATCCGGAAGATTCGTTCTGGACCTGGCGCGAAACCATGTACCGCATGGCCGCCCGCTTCGGGCCGGAAACGCTGCACGCCGTGGCCGCGCAGCTTTACGCGGAAATGCTGGAGGCCGGCTACACGACCGTCTGCGAATTCCACTATCTGCACCACGCGCCCGATGGCCGGCCTTACGACGATCCGGCGGCGATGTCGCGCGCGCTGATCGCCGCCGCCCGCGACACCGGCATCCGCATGACGCTGTTGCCGGTGCTGTACATGACCGGCGGCTTCGACGGCCGCGCGCTCAGCGAAAGGCAGCGCCGCTTCGGCCATTCGATCGAAGGCTACCTGCGCCTGTTCGAAACGCTGAGCGCGGAGCAGGGCCCGGCGCTGCGCATCGGTTGCGCATTGCACAGCCTGCGCGCGGTGCCGCCCGAAGCGATGCGCGAAGTGCTGCAGGCGTTGCCGCAGGACACGCGCGTGCACATCCATATCGCCGAGCAGATCGGCGAAGTGCAGGACTGCACCGCGATCCGCGGCGGCCGGCCGGTGGAATGGCTGCTGGCGAACGCGCAGGTCGATCCGCGCTGGACGCTGGTGCACGCCACCCACCTGACGCCGGCCGAAGTGCGCGGCATCGCCCGCAGCGGCGCCACGGTGGCGATCTGCCCTACGACCGAAGCGAATCTCGGCGACGGCCTGTTCCCGCTGCGCGATTACCTGGCCGCGAACGGCGCCTGGGGCATCGGCTCGGACTCGCACATCTCGGTATCGCCGGTGGAAGAGTTGCGCTGGCTGGAATACGGCCAGCGCTTGGACACACGCCATCGCAACATCGCCGTGCGCGCGGATTCGCCCAGCGTCGGCCGCACGCTGCTGCACGACGTCGTCGCCAGCGCACCGGCATCGACCGGGTTCGACGTGTCCGACCGGGTGATGCTGGATCCGCATGCGCCGCAGCTGGCCGGCGCGAACGAAGACGACGCGATCGACCGTTGGATATTCAGCGGCAACCGC